A region of Fibrobacter succinogenes subsp. succinogenes S85 DNA encodes the following proteins:
- a CDS encoding division/cell wall cluster transcriptional repressor MraZ has protein sequence MDFTSFIGQAQTAIDGKGRTSFPREFRRQLAESEGKEFVVTRGPDRTLRLFVLPEFEKFMADLDSRSDRRQADLVRRGLCPTVVEMDGQNRILLPKILLEYAGLKDEVLYVQASGKTLELWNPERYNEKYGLQTNEAIDAFDAAFYGEGLTEGDNGR, from the coding sequence ATGGATTTCACTTCTTTCATAGGACAAGCCCAAACGGCGATCGATGGAAAGGGAAGGACCTCCTTCCCTAGGGAATTCCGTCGTCAGCTCGCTGAGTCCGAAGGGAAAGAGTTCGTGGTCACTCGTGGCCCGGACCGCACCCTCCGGTTGTTTGTCCTTCCTGAGTTTGAGAAATTCATGGCGGACTTGGACAGCCGGTCCGACCGCCGTCAAGCCGACTTAGTTCGGAGAGGCCTCTGCCCCACAGTCGTGGAGATGGATGGCCAGAATCGCATTTTACTCCCCAAAATATTGCTGGAGTATGCCGGTCTTAAAGACGAAGTTCTTTACGTCCAGGCCAGCGGTAAAACTCTCGAATTATGGAATCCTGAACGTTACAACGAAAAGTATGGCTTACAGACAAATGAAGCTATCGACGCTTTCGATGCCGCGTTCTATGGTGAAGGCTTGACGGAGGGGGATAATGGCAGATAA
- the fliB gene encoding flagellin lysine-N-methylase, which translates to MLLRVPAFYDSFHCIAGKCTDTCCIGWEIDIDPASAKRYAKVKGDFGEKLRQNIEDGHFKLLPGDRCPFLMRDGLCDMICHIGEDYLCDICREHPRFVEVYGDIMEKGIGLCCEEGVRLLLECKGSATSPIAFVEREIDDVPDDIPDDAIEARDAIFEEREHLFAILADHSKPLNARLIKLLDYAVETSGIEIKESDISNNIYQSWFGILGKGESYGPAWDNAYKELKERGWQTKTIFTDSDGEKIIAYLLFRYYEKSLFDGNSLTKVEFAIYFWIMVQKIQGTKIDAIKLLSKQTEYSEEIMEIFEQEFMENPAFSPTNFKRILAE; encoded by the coding sequence ATGCTTCTCCGCGTTCCCGCTTTTTATGATTCGTTCCATTGCATCGCCGGCAAATGCACCGACACCTGCTGCATCGGCTGGGAAATAGACATCGACCCCGCAAGCGCCAAACGTTACGCCAAAGTCAAAGGCGATTTTGGAGAAAAACTTCGTCAAAACATCGAAGACGGTCATTTCAAATTGCTCCCCGGCGACCGTTGCCCATTCTTAATGCGCGATGGGCTCTGCGATATGATTTGCCACATCGGCGAAGACTATCTTTGCGACATCTGCCGCGAGCACCCGCGATTTGTGGAAGTCTACGGTGACATCATGGAAAAAGGGATTGGTCTCTGCTGCGAAGAAGGCGTGCGCTTACTGCTTGAGTGCAAAGGCTCAGCCACCTCACCCATTGCGTTTGTTGAGCGCGAAATTGACGACGTTCCGGACGATATTCCCGATGACGCCATTGAAGCTCGCGACGCCATTTTTGAAGAGAGAGAGCATTTGTTTGCAATCCTCGCCGACCACAGCAAGCCTTTGAACGCACGCCTCATCAAGCTCTTGGACTACGCCGTTGAGACAAGCGGCATTGAAATCAAGGAAAGTGACATTTCAAACAACATCTACCAGTCGTGGTTCGGAATTTTAGGCAAGGGCGAAAGCTACGGCCCCGCCTGGGATAACGCCTACAAGGAACTCAAGGAACGCGGGTGGCAAACCAAAACGATTTTCACTGATAGCGACGGTGAAAAAATCATCGCCTACTTGCTATTCCGCTACTACGAGAAAAGCCTCTTCGATGGCAACAGCCTCACCAAGGTCGAGTTCGCCATTTACTTCTGGATTATGGTGCAAAAAATCCAAGGAACGAAAATTGACGCCATAAAACTGCTCAGCAAGCAGACCGAATATTCCGAAGAAATCATGGAGATTTTTGAGCAGGAATTCATGGAAAATCCGGCGTTTTCGCCCACCAATTTCAAGAGAATCCTCGCCGAGTAA
- a CDS encoding TlpA disulfide reductase family protein, translating into MFKRLFSLIVFAAVMGFAQFAPEPQVADIKLMMDPKTEKPMIMDFSTHLSGISDPGILFAHFSNRPLLIYYFSPKCPHCQKHFPEIQNLIKEYESKGLTGIAIGLNGGIKKNDIRLFIDQYHAVIPVFQDTDSKFGPAYGTGYIPVVYLVQKDGTFYRYETLNEANMNHLRATLNKILKK; encoded by the coding sequence ATGTTTAAACGTCTTTTTAGTCTGATTGTCTTTGCAGCCGTAATGGGCTTCGCCCAGTTTGCACCTGAACCGCAGGTTGCCGATATTAAGTTAATGATGGATCCCAAGACCGAGAAGCCCATGATCATGGATTTTTCGACGCACCTTTCGGGCATCAGCGATCCGGGCATTTTGTTCGCCCACTTCAGCAACCGTCCGTTGCTCATCTACTATTTCAGCCCCAAATGCCCGCACTGCCAAAAGCACTTCCCCGAGATCCAGAACCTCATCAAGGAATATGAATCCAAGGGTCTTACGGGTATTGCAATCGGCTTGAACGGCGGCATTAAGAAGAACGATATCCGCTTGTTTATTGACCAGTACCACGCTGTTATTCCGGTATTCCAGGACACGGATAGTAAGTTTGGGCCGGCTTATGGCACGGGTTACATCCCGGTGGTCTACCTCGTGCAGAAGGACGGCACGTTCTACCGCTACGAGACGCTCAACGAAGCGAACATGAATCATTTGCGCGCTACGCTGAACAAGATTTTGAAGAAGTAA
- the metF gene encoding methylenetetrahydrofolate reductase [NAD(P)H] — translation MKIIDILKQDKMSLSFEVFPPKKETSFENVKAATEAIAKLNPAFMSVTYGAGGGVSQYTLEIAKNLKYNFNIPMLAHLTCISSTKETIHQRIEDMKAAGIKNVMALRGDLTPELIANGRGDCDYHHAVELIRELKAADADFCIGAACYPEKHPESPNQAEDIKHLKEKVEAGADFLTTQMVFDNNLFFSFLYKLRDAGVNCPVLPGIMPITNANQVERAIKLSGSFMPQHFKSLVDKFGSDPEAMKQAGIIYATDQIIDLYANGITNVHVYSMNKPDVAEGILKNVSAILGKNFAG, via the coding sequence ATGAAGATTATCGACATCCTGAAGCAAGACAAGATGAGCCTCTCCTTCGAGGTGTTCCCGCCGAAGAAAGAAACGAGTTTTGAAAACGTTAAAGCAGCTACCGAAGCGATTGCAAAGCTTAACCCCGCATTCATGAGCGTCACATACGGCGCAGGCGGCGGCGTAAGCCAGTACACGCTCGAAATTGCGAAGAATCTCAAGTACAATTTCAACATTCCGATGCTCGCCCACCTCACCTGCATTTCGAGCACCAAGGAAACCATCCACCAGCGCATCGAAGACATGAAGGCCGCCGGCATCAAGAACGTGATGGCCCTCCGTGGCGACCTCACGCCGGAACTCATTGCAAACGGTCGCGGCGATTGCGACTACCACCACGCTGTGGAACTCATCCGCGAACTCAAAGCCGCTGATGCCGATTTTTGCATTGGCGCCGCCTGCTACCCGGAAAAACACCCGGAAAGTCCAAACCAAGCCGAAGACATCAAGCACCTCAAGGAAAAGGTCGAAGCAGGCGCCGACTTCCTCACAACGCAGATGGTCTTCGACAACAACCTTTTCTTCAGCTTCCTTTACAAGCTCCGCGATGCAGGCGTGAACTGCCCGGTGCTCCCCGGCATTATGCCCATCACGAACGCGAACCAGGTCGAACGCGCCATTAAGCTTTCGGGTTCGTTCATGCCGCAACATTTCAAGTCGCTTGTGGACAAGTTCGGTAGCGATCCGGAAGCCATGAAGCAGGCTGGCATCATCTACGCCACCGACCAGATCATCGACCTCTACGCGAACGGCATCACGAACGTCCACGTTTATTCCATGAACAAGCCGGACGTCGCCGAAGGTATCCTCAAGAACGTCTCTGCCATTCTCGGCAAGAACTTCGCAGGGTAA
- a CDS encoding OmpA family protein — MKKLTLILALAQAAVFAQTGLLGGKTGLHQQDANTLGFFHFRLGTGGTIATDNWGYTRGALFTDRHGRTQELDVWDARMEKGRIDGALAGNFNFAFGLRDDLDIGVSLPIYYDHAKDYSGEAIRAHMGKGGLGDLQFYAKYRTPHWFGPDYMKTAAVVDLTVPTGWRGVGIRPRHAWFLDNEGGPTYAYTANSVMLGLTGVVSVNYNKKGVPLVWNSSLGLMIGFGDASNTLVYSTGVNLEINDYIQPFLEFSGEMRFGNDAYPFSPITDPMVLTPGINVKIPFFNIDFAAGIDIGIGNLVDGYDRKDAMDNCKDFQIKFKGETGYRASYCYVAQPLIAGIAKLTWTFGFDGDDDNDGVKNRKDKCPETFPPIVVDEDGCGIDTDEDKVFDGLDKCPDTPKGVAVDSVGCPLDTDEDTVPDYKDMCPETPKGVKVDSVGCPLDTDEDTVPDYKDMCPETPKGVKVDSVGCPLDSDKDGVFDGPDKCPDTPEGVAVDADGCPLDTDKDGVPDYRDKCPNTLPGIQVNKRGCPLRRKEDLDYLKKGIQFEFDSAKLLKSSYPTLDDIIALLEKIPEVKLEVQGHTDIVGTEDYNQKLSEDRAHSVTDYFQSKGIAADRLRAIGFGTRMPLADNVTDEGRAKNRRVELIPFGYYTEGDSTVAAPSDSLLNDSTAVPPPTKSDVKPESKPEVKVKLKANAEKKVRSASKAGLKRLKNMRDRAEKAVVEMKSEAAAAAKPAETPKPVETPKPAETAPTPAQ; from the coding sequence ATGAAAAAACTTACCCTTATACTCGCACTTGCGCAGGCGGCTGTCTTTGCTCAGACCGGCCTCCTGGGGGGTAAAACCGGCCTCCACCAGCAAGATGCGAATACGCTTGGATTTTTTCACTTCCGTTTAGGGACTGGCGGTACGATTGCGACCGATAACTGGGGCTACACCCGTGGCGCCTTGTTTACGGACCGACATGGTCGTACCCAGGAACTCGATGTGTGGGACGCCCGTATGGAAAAGGGCCGCATTGACGGCGCTTTGGCCGGTAACTTTAACTTTGCGTTTGGCCTCCGTGATGACTTGGATATCGGCGTGAGCCTCCCGATTTACTACGACCACGCAAAGGATTACTCTGGCGAAGCTATCCGCGCTCACATGGGCAAGGGTGGCCTCGGTGACTTGCAGTTTTACGCCAAGTACCGCACGCCGCACTGGTTTGGCCCGGATTACATGAAGACGGCCGCTGTTGTGGATTTGACTGTCCCGACTGGCTGGAGGGGCGTGGGTATCCGCCCGCGTCACGCCTGGTTCCTCGATAACGAGGGTGGCCCGACGTATGCCTACACGGCAAACAGCGTGATGCTCGGCCTTACGGGGGTTGTCTCTGTCAATTACAACAAGAAGGGTGTTCCGCTTGTCTGGAATTCTTCTCTTGGACTCATGATCGGCTTTGGTGATGCTTCGAATACGCTCGTGTATAGCACTGGCGTGAACCTGGAAATCAACGATTACATCCAGCCGTTCCTCGAATTCAGTGGCGAAATGCGCTTTGGCAACGATGCGTATCCGTTCAGCCCGATTACCGACCCGATGGTACTCACGCCGGGTATCAATGTGAAGATTCCGTTCTTCAACATTGACTTTGCCGCGGGTATCGATATTGGTATTGGTAATCTTGTTGATGGCTACGATCGCAAAGATGCGATGGACAACTGCAAGGATTTCCAGATCAAGTTCAAGGGCGAAACGGGTTACAGGGCCAGCTACTGCTATGTTGCCCAGCCGCTTATTGCCGGTATCGCAAAGCTCACGTGGACGTTTGGCTTTGACGGCGACGACGACAACGATGGCGTAAAGAACCGCAAGGACAAGTGCCCGGAAACGTTCCCGCCGATAGTCGTGGACGAAGACGGCTGCGGCATCGATACGGACGAAGACAAGGTCTTTGACGGTCTCGACAAGTGCCCAGATACGCCGAAGGGTGTCGCCGTGGATTCTGTCGGTTGCCCGCTGGATACGGACGAAGATACGGTCCCGGATTACAAGGATATGTGCCCTGAAACGCCGAAGGGCGTCAAGGTAGATTCTGTCGGCTGTCCGCTGGATACGGACGAAGACACGGTCCCGGATTACAAGGATATGTGCCCTGAAACGCCGAAGGGCGTCAAGGTAGATTCTGTCGGTTGCCCGCTCGACAGCGACAAGGACGGAGTCTTTGATGGGCCGGACAAGTGCCCGGATACGCCGGAAGGTGTCGCCGTGGATGCTGACGGCTGCCCGCTCGATACCGACAAGGATGGCGTGCCGGATTACCGTGACAAGTGCCCGAATACGCTCCCGGGAATTCAGGTGAACAAGCGTGGCTGCCCGCTGCGCCGCAAGGAAGACCTGGACTACCTCAAGAAGGGCATCCAGTTTGAATTCGACTCGGCAAAGCTTTTGAAGTCCAGTTACCCGACTTTGGACGACATCATCGCTCTCCTGGAAAAGATTCCGGAAGTGAAGCTTGAAGTCCAGGGCCATACGGATATCGTGGGTACTGAAGATTACAACCAGAAGCTTTCTGAAGACCGTGCTCACTCTGTGACGGATTACTTCCAGTCGAAGGGAATCGCCGCCGACCGCTTACGTGCTATTGGCTTTGGCACTCGCATGCCGCTTGCTGATAACGTAACGGACGAAGGCCGTGCCAAGAACCGCCGCGTGGAACTCATCCCGTTCGGTTACTACACCGAAGGCGATAGCACCGTGGCTGCACCGTCTGACTCTCTGCTGAACGACAGCACGGCTGTGCCGCCTCCGACAAAGTCCGACGTGAAGCCGGAATCCAAGCCTGAAGTGAAGGTGAAGCTCAAGGCCAATGCCGAAAAGAAGGTGAGGTCTGCATCGAAGGCTGGCCTGAAGCGCTTGAAGAACATGCGCGACAGAGCTGAAAAGGCTGTTGTCGAAATGAAGTCGGAAGCTGCTGCCGCTGCAAAGCCAGCTGAAACGCCGAAGCCGGTTGAAACGCCGAAACCGGCCGAGACTGCTCCGACTCCTGCGCAGTAG